The window TCCGGAAAGGGAAGGATGTCTATGTCGTAGGTTGCACGAATGTCGGCAAATCGACATTCATCAATCGGATCATTAAACATGCAACAGGCATTGGGGAAGTCATCACGACCTCGCATTTCCCGGGAACTACATTGGACCTCGTCGAAATCCCATTGGACGACGGGAAAGCGATTTACGATACGCCAGGAATCATTAACGATCACCAAATAGCGCATCACTTGGACGCCAAGGATTTGAAAGCGATCACCCCGAAAAAAGAATTAAAACCGAAAGTGTATCAGTTGAATCCGGAACAGACGCTCTATATCGGTGGACTGGCACGGTTTGACTTCCTTTCGGGAGACCGCTCTTCATTCACCATCCACATATCGAATGATCTGGCGATTCATCGGACGAAATTGGAAAATGCGGATCATCTATATAAAGAACATCTGGGAGGATTGCTCTCTCCGCCGTCGGAAGCTTCACTTGAATCATTGCCGCCGCTCGTCCGGCATGAATTTTCCATTAAGCAGGCCAAGACGGATATCGTCATCTCGGGGCTTGGTTGGATTACTATCCAGCATCCGGATGTCGTCGTAGCCGTCCATGCACCGCGCGGAGTGAATGTGCTATTACGTCCATCCTTGATTTGATAGTGTTTTGAAGGGTTGAATTAGGGGGAAATTAAATGAAAAAATGGTATTCGGTAATCGGCGATCCGATTGCCCAGTCGATGTCTCCATCCATGCATGGAACATGGTTTCAGGAAAATGAAGTGGACGCGACCTATATCCCGCTCCATATTCCAGCCGATCAGTTGGAAAAAGCGGTGGAAGGCCTTCGGACGCTCGGATGCAGCGGATGGAATGTTACGGTTCCGCATAAGACGGCCATCCTCCCTTACTTGGATAGCCTGGATGAGTCGGCACAGCTGATGCAGGCGGTCAATACGGTCCATGTCATGCCGGATGGCTCATTGTCCGGCTCCAACACGGACGGTCCGGGGTTTGTCCGATCGTTGGAGGAGGCGTATGGGGAGCGTGCGAAAGGAAATCCGGTGCTCGTGGTCGGGGCAGGCGGAGCCGCCCGGGGCATCGCTCATGCACTCCATTCCCAAGGTTATGGTCCGATCACTTTCACCAATCGGACGTTGGAGAAGGCCGAGAATTTGGCAACCGGCATTTCAGGAGCTTCGGTTGTGACGATCCAGGAAGCGGAGGCGACTTTGGCGAATTTCGGTTTGATCGTTCAGACGACATCGGTCGGTATGAATTTCGCGCAAGAAGGGATACCGCTCGATCCAACCGGAGTCCGGGAAGGGGCGGTCGTAGCAGATATCATCTATAACCCGCTTGAAACCGAATTCCTGAAACAAGCAAAACAGCGGAGAGCATGGACAATGAACGGCGTCGGCATGTTTGTCCATCAAGGCGCCTTGGCGTTCGAAACGTGGACAGGCATCCAACCTGATACAGAAAAGACGATCAAGAAAATAACAGCGACACTTGGAGGGTAATGGATGTTAACAGGTAAACAAAAACGATTTCTTCGCAGTGAGGCGCATCATCTGCAACCGGTGTTCCAAATCGGGAAAAGCGGTTTGACAGAAGCGGTCATTGCACAGATCGAAGAAGCGCTGGAAGCGAAAGAATTGATCAAAGTGAATATTTTACAAAACTGCGACGAAGATAAAAATGAAATCGCCGCTAAGCTGGAAGCGCGGGACGGGCTTGAAATCGTGCAAGTGATCGGAAATATGCTGATTCTCTATAAGGAGTCGAAAGAGAAAAAGCAGATCCAGTTGCCATAAGGAGGGGTTCGTTGAAAAAGGTTGGAATCCTGGGAGGCACTTTCAACCCTCCCCATATCGGCCATCTCATCGTGGCCAATGAAGTGCGGATCGCTCTTGGGCTCTCTGAAGTCCGGCTCATGCCGGCTGCCGTTCCGCCGCATAAGATGGCTCCGCATGATGCCACGGTTCAGCAACGCCTGCATATGGTGGAACTGGCGGTTGCCGGGCTTGAGGGATTGACGGTTTCGGATTTCGAAGTCGAACGGGGCGGAATTTCTTACACGTATGATACGATGTCCGAAATGACTGCGCGGGAACCGGACGTCGATTTCCACTTCATCATCGGTGGGGACATGATCGATATGCTCCCGCATTGGTATAAAATCGATGAGTTGTCAAGGCTCGTCAAACTGGTCGGTGTGCAACGCCCGGGAACGATCGGAGATACAGAATACCCGATCATCTATGTGGACATTCCCCAGATCGACCTATCGTCGACAATGATCCGGAACCGCTATTCACAAAGAGGGGCTGCGCAACTGCTCGTTCTTCCCGCGGTAGAGGAATATATCCATGAGGAGAATCTATATGGATCTTGACATAATACAAGGGGTTATCGCCGAACGCCTGTCGAATGACCGCCATGCGCATGTCCTGCGGGTCGTTGAAATGGCGAAAGCGTTGAACAGCCTCCACGGCCTGCCGCAAAACGACGTGGAATTGGCCGCTTATTTGCATGATATCGCAAAATGTATGGAGAAAAAGGAGATGCAGGGCATCCTGGAGGCGGAACAGGCGGATCCCAGGTTGTTGTCCTTCCATCCTGAACTTTGGCATGCGCCTGTTGGGATGGTGATCGCCCGGGACGAATTCGGTATCCGGGACGAAGCCGTATTGCAGGCGATCCGTTACCATACGACAGGAAGAGCCGGAATGTCTCCATTGGAAAAACTGATCTATGTAGCGGATATGATTGAAGCGGGAAGGAATTTTCCTGGAGTTGAAGAACTGCGGAAGGCGGCCGAAGGGCCATTGGATACGGCAATGAGTGCATGTATCATCCACTCAGTCCGTTTCCTGGCGAATAAAGGGGTGCCGATTTTTCCGGACTCCATCAATTGCTATAACGAACATGTCCATATGAAAGGAAAGTGACTATGACTACATTATTAGAAATCGCATATAAAGCAGTGGACGACAAAAAAGGGGAAGACATTGTTGTTTTGAATATGGAAGGCGTCTCCCTCATTGCAGATCAGTTCATTATTACCCATGCCAATTCGGAAAGACAGGTCCAGGCCATCGCGAGAGAAGTGACGGAAAAAGCGGGAGAAGCCGGTTACCATACGAAAAGGATGGAAGGATTTGATTTGGGAAGATGGGTGCTGATCGACTTGGGTGACGTTGTTGTCCATGTGTTCCATCGGGATGAGCGCGGCTATTACAATCTCGAAAAGCTATGGGGAGATGCCCCGATGCTCGATATGGCCGAGAGGAAATGATGAAGGCCTATGCAGACTTCGCAGCTATCTATGATGAATTGATGACGGATATCCCGTACGATTCCTACATCGATTTTTTGGAATTGGCGTTGGGCGGCTTGGAAGGGAAGCGGATCTTGGATATCGGTTGCGGAACTGGTCTGCTCAGTTTCAAATTTGCCGAGAATGGGTCAGAAGTGACGGGAATCGATGTATCGGCAAATATGCTGGAAATGGCAAAGGAGCGTGCAGCCACGCTTTCTTTGCCTGTGGAGTTCATTCAGCAGCCGATGGAGGAATTGGAAGGTTTTCAACAATATGATGCCGCCATCATCGCAATCGATTCTTTGAATTATGTAACGCAACAATCGGCAGTCAAGGAAACTTTCCGTCGGATCTATGCTTCCTTAAAAAAGGACGGCATCTTGCTATTTGATGTCCACTCAACGTATAAGATGGATGAGATTTTTTTAGAAGGCCCTTTTACATACGATGACGGAAGGATCGCTTACATATGGGAGACTGAGATGGGGGAAGCACCGCACTCCATTCAATCTGAGCTAGCTTTTTTTGTGGAGCAGGAAAACGGGCTGTACCGCCGCTTCAACGAGGAGCATGAGCAACGTACATTCCCGGTGAATGAGTACGTTAAGATGTTGACAGATGCCGGATTTTCCATTGAACGGATCTTTGCCGATTGGGAAGATGAACCACCGGTAGAAGAAAGTGAACGAATATTCTTTCAAGTCCGTAAGTGATGCTTTTCTTTTATCGTCAATTCAGCTATAGTGGAGGAGACTCCATATGGGTGCCGATCTTAAGAAAGGGTGAACGACCTGTTTCTTTCGTCAGTATCCAGCAAATGGCGGAAGTTTATCACCCCCCTCGCAGCAATCGCTGTTCTAG is drawn from Sporosarcina sp. FSL W7-1349 and contains these coding sequences:
- the yqeH gene encoding ribosome biogenesis GTPase YqeH translates to MGGLNLELLKCIGCGITIQTEDPKKEGYAPPASLEKEDVVCQRCFRLRNYNELQPVSLSGDDFLKILNGIGQKEGIVVKIVDIFDFNGSWINGLHRFVGNKDILLIGNKADILPKSVKPNRLIHWMKSEAVKLGLKPADVLLVSAHRGTGMEEALDAIDELRKGKDVYVVGCTNVGKSTFINRIIKHATGIGEVITTSHFPGTTLDLVEIPLDDGKAIYDTPGIINDHQIAHHLDAKDLKAITPKKELKPKVYQLNPEQTLYIGGLARFDFLSGDRSSFTIHISNDLAIHRTKLENADHLYKEHLGGLLSPPSEASLESLPPLVRHEFSIKQAKTDIVISGLGWITIQHPDVVVAVHAPRGVNVLLRPSLI
- the aroE gene encoding shikimate dehydrogenase; protein product: MKKWYSVIGDPIAQSMSPSMHGTWFQENEVDATYIPLHIPADQLEKAVEGLRTLGCSGWNVTVPHKTAILPYLDSLDESAQLMQAVNTVHVMPDGSLSGSNTDGPGFVRSLEEAYGERAKGNPVLVVGAGGAARGIAHALHSQGYGPITFTNRTLEKAENLATGISGASVVTIQEAEATLANFGLIVQTTSVGMNFAQEGIPLDPTGVREGAVVADIIYNPLETEFLKQAKQRRAWTMNGVGMFVHQGALAFETWTGIQPDTEKTIKKITATLGG
- the yhbY gene encoding ribosome assembly RNA-binding protein YhbY; the encoded protein is MLTGKQKRFLRSEAHHLQPVFQIGKSGLTEAVIAQIEEALEAKELIKVNILQNCDEDKNEIAAKLEARDGLEIVQVIGNMLILYKESKEKKQIQLP
- a CDS encoding nicotinate-nucleotide adenylyltransferase, which produces MKKVGILGGTFNPPHIGHLIVANEVRIALGLSEVRLMPAAVPPHKMAPHDATVQQRLHMVELAVAGLEGLTVSDFEVERGGISYTYDTMSEMTAREPDVDFHFIIGGDMIDMLPHWYKIDELSRLVKLVGVQRPGTIGDTEYPIIYVDIPQIDLSSTMIRNRYSQRGAAQLLVLPAVEEYIHEENLYGS
- the yqeK gene encoding bis(5'-nucleosyl)-tetraphosphatase (symmetrical) YqeK; translation: MDLDIIQGVIAERLSNDRHAHVLRVVEMAKALNSLHGLPQNDVELAAYLHDIAKCMEKKEMQGILEAEQADPRLLSFHPELWHAPVGMVIARDEFGIRDEAVLQAIRYHTTGRAGMSPLEKLIYVADMIEAGRNFPGVEELRKAAEGPLDTAMSACIIHSVRFLANKGVPIFPDSINCYNEHVHMKGK
- the rsfS gene encoding ribosome silencing factor, whose protein sequence is MTTLLEIAYKAVDDKKGEDIVVLNMEGVSLIADQFIITHANSERQVQAIAREVTEKAGEAGYHTKRMEGFDLGRWVLIDLGDVVVHVFHRDERGYYNLEKLWGDAPMLDMAERK
- a CDS encoding class I SAM-dependent DNA methyltransferase — translated: MKAYADFAAIYDELMTDIPYDSYIDFLELALGGLEGKRILDIGCGTGLLSFKFAENGSEVTGIDVSANMLEMAKERAATLSLPVEFIQQPMEELEGFQQYDAAIIAIDSLNYVTQQSAVKETFRRIYASLKKDGILLFDVHSTYKMDEIFLEGPFTYDDGRIAYIWETEMGEAPHSIQSELAFFVEQENGLYRRFNEEHEQRTFPVNEYVKMLTDAGFSIERIFADWEDEPPVEESERIFFQVRK